One Streptococcus sp. DTU_2020_1001019_1_SI_AUS_MUR_006 DNA window includes the following coding sequences:
- a CDS encoding CapA family protein produces the protein MEQRSRKRKKGPVLHAIRHSVRFFRNYKQWNNRTFIVVLLASVAVSMMLTLLVEGTRGISLSSSDPSAVQKKLNSQEKNADTEQETSARIMANGDLLYHIPIYRTALKEDGTYDFHENFDYVKPWLKQADLVIGDFEGTVNKDHYLAGYPLFNAPGEVMDAIKDAGYQVLDLAHNHILDSQIEGVFSTADAIEKAGMTPIGVYTHEPREKAPIVIKEVNGIKVALLAYSYGFNGIEEYISKEDYDNHLSDLNEDKMKAEIERAEKEADITIIMPQMGIEYQLEPTEEQKQLYHKMIDWGADIIFGGHPHVVEPAETVEKDGDKKLIIYSMGNFISNQRIETMQDEENAKWTERGVLMDVTIKKKAGKTIIETAKAHPSWVNRTPKGTYSPEGYPLYLYQTYILEDFIEGGKYRSQLDEDTKERIDTAYKEMNEHVGLKW, from the coding sequence TTGGAACAACGTAGTAGAAAAAGAAAAAAAGGTCCTGTTCTACATGCTATTAGACATTCTGTTCGATTTTTCAGGAACTATAAGCAGTGGAACAATCGCACTTTTATTGTGGTCTTGTTAGCTTCGGTAGCTGTCTCGATGATGCTTACTTTACTAGTGGAAGGAACTCGAGGAATTTCTTTAAGCAGTAGTGATCCAAGTGCTGTGCAGAAAAAGTTAAATTCTCAGGAAAAGAATGCAGATACGGAGCAAGAAACAAGTGCGCGTATTATGGCAAATGGGGATTTGCTCTATCATATTCCGATTTATAGAACCGCTCTAAAAGAAGATGGGACTTATGATTTCCATGAAAATTTTGACTATGTAAAACCATGGCTCAAGCAAGCAGACTTAGTCATCGGTGATTTTGAAGGAACTGTAAATAAAGACCATTATCTCGCAGGTTACCCCTTGTTTAATGCACCTGGTGAAGTCATGGATGCTATAAAGGATGCTGGTTATCAGGTCTTAGACTTGGCTCACAATCATATCTTGGATTCTCAGATTGAGGGAGTTTTTTCAACTGCAGATGCTATCGAAAAAGCTGGAATGACACCAATTGGTGTTTATACCCATGAACCACGAGAGAAAGCACCGATAGTTATCAAGGAAGTCAATGGAATTAAAGTTGCCCTTTTAGCCTATTCTTATGGATTTAACGGCATTGAAGAATACATTTCTAAAGAAGACTATGATAATCATCTTTCTGACCTAAATGAGGACAAGATGAAGGCTGAAATTGAACGAGCAGAGAAGGAAGCGGATATTACAATTATCATGCCTCAGATGGGAATTGAGTACCAATTGGAACCAACTGAAGAGCAAAAGCAACTCTATCACAAGATGATTGATTGGGGAGCTGATATTATCTTTGGTGGCCATCCTCACGTAGTTGAGCCTGCTGAAACGGTTGAGAAAGATGGGGACAAGAAACTCATTATCTATTCTATGGGGAATTTTATCTCAAATCAGCGAATTGAGACTATGCAAGATGAGGAAAATGCAAAATGGACAGAACGTGGTGTTCTCATGGACGTGACCATTAAGAAAAAAGCAGGTAAGACTATAATTGAGACAGCTAAAGCACATCCCAGCTGGGTTAATAGGACACCAAAAGGAACTTATTCTCCTGAAGGCTATCCGCTCTATTTGTACCAGACCTACATTTTAGAAGATTTTATAGAGGGCGGTAAATATCGTAGTCAGTTAGATGAAGATACCAAGGAACGGATTGATACAGCCTATAAAGAAATGAACGAGCATGTAGGTTTGAAGTGGTAG
- the rlmB gene encoding 23S rRNA (guanosine(2251)-2'-O)-methyltransferase RlmB — MKTNDIVYGVHAVTEALLANTGNKLYLQEDLRGKNVEKVKELATEKKVAISWTSKKSLSEMTEGAVHQGFVLRVSEFAYTELEQILAKTRQEENPLLLILDGLTDPHNLGSILRTADATNVSGVIIPKHRAVGVTPVVAKTATGAIEHVPIARVTNLSQTLDKLKDEGFWTFGTDMNGTPCHKWNTKGKIALIIGNEGKGISSNIKKQVDEMITIPMNGHVQSLNASVAAAILMYEVFRNRL, encoded by the coding sequence ATGAAAACAAACGATATTGTCTATGGCGTTCATGCCGTCACAGAAGCTCTTTTAGCAAATACTGGAAACAAACTCTACCTTCAGGAAGATTTACGAGGAAAGAATGTGGAAAAAGTTAAGGAATTAGCTACTGAAAAGAAAGTAGCCATTTCTTGGACTTCCAAAAAATCACTTTCTGAGATGACTGAAGGAGCTGTTCACCAAGGTTTTGTCTTACGCGTTTCTGAATTTGCCTACACTGAACTTGAGCAAATTCTTGCTAAGACACGCCAGGAAGAAAACCCACTACTACTAATCCTTGATGGTTTAACGGACCCACATAATCTCGGTTCTATCTTGAGAACAGCGGATGCAACCAATGTTTCAGGTGTCATCATTCCCAAACACCGAGCTGTCGGCGTCACTCCTGTCGTAGCAAAAACAGCAACAGGTGCGATTGAACACGTTCCTATCGCTCGCGTGACCAATCTCAGCCAAACCTTGGACAAACTCAAGGATGAAGGCTTCTGGACATTCGGTACTGATATGAACGGAACTCCTTGCCATAAATGGAATACCAAAGGAAAGATTGCTCTCATTATCGGAAATGAAGGCAAAGGTATCTCTAGCAACATCAAAAAACAAGTGGACGAGATGATCACCATTCCTATGAATGGTCACGTACAGAGCCTCAATGCCAGCGTTGCTGCTGCCATTCTCATGTACGAAGTCTTTAGAAATCGACTCTAA
- a CDS encoding SGNH/GDSL hydrolase family protein, which translates to MAVQLLENWLLKEQEKIQTKYRELNQISVIEPDIIFIGDSIIEYYPLQELLGTSKTIVNRGVRGYQTGLLRENLDAHLYGDAVDQIVLLIGTNDIGKDVPMNEALNNLESVIQTISRDYPLSQIKLVSILPVNESTDFKQTVYIRTNEKIKAWNQAYQDLASSYMQVEYVSVFENLLDQEGQLKEDYTTDGLHLSVSGYQALSNTLKKYIF; encoded by the coding sequence TTGGCAGTACAGCTTTTAGAAAACTGGCTCTTAAAAGAGCAAGAGAAAATTCAAACCAAGTATCGTGAACTTAATCAAATCTCGGTAATTGAACCAGATATCATTTTTATCGGGGATTCTATTATTGAGTATTATCCCTTGCAAGAATTATTGGGAACGTCAAAAACCATTGTGAACCGAGGGGTTCGAGGCTATCAGACGGGACTTTTACGAGAAAATCTTGATGCCCACCTCTATGGCGATGCAGTGGACCAAATTGTACTATTGATTGGGACAAATGACATTGGAAAAGATGTTCCAATGAATGAAGCGCTAAACAATCTTGAGAGCGTGATTCAAACCATTTCTCGCGACTATCCACTGTCACAGATAAAGCTAGTTTCCATTTTGCCGGTCAATGAGAGTACGGACTTCAAGCAGACAGTTTATATTCGTACCAATGAGAAAATCAAGGCCTGGAATCAAGCTTATCAAGACTTAGCTTCCAGCTACATGCAGGTAGAATACGTTTCTGTTTTCGAGAACCTACTCGATCAGGAAGGACAACTCAAGGAAGACTACACAACGGATGGGCTTCACCTCAGCGTTTCTGGTTATCAAGCTTTATCAAATACTTTAAAGAAATATATTTTCTAG
- a CDS encoding HAD family hydrolase → MDIKIIATDMDGTLLDPQGQLDLPRLEKILDQLDQRGVRFVIATGNEVHRMRQLLGHLAERVVLVVANGARILENDQLIQAQTWNDAMVDRALGHFKGRECQDQFVVTAMNGGFVKEGTVFTQLENFMTPEMIEKFYQRMHFVDEFDSSLFGGVLKMSMVVGEERLNSVLQEINDLFDGHVRAVSSGYGCIDILQDGIHKAWGLKELLKRWNLETEQIMAFGDSENDIEMLELAGISYAMENAEESVKEVATKVAPANSQAGVYQVLENWLERGE, encoded by the coding sequence ATGGATATTAAGATAATAGCGACGGATATGGACGGTACTTTGTTGGATCCTCAAGGACAACTGGACCTACCTCGACTAGAGAAAATTTTAGATCAGCTAGATCAACGTGGCGTTCGTTTTGTCATTGCAACGGGAAATGAAGTTCATCGAATGCGACAATTACTGGGACATCTAGCAGAAAGAGTAGTTCTTGTGGTTGCTAATGGTGCTCGTATATTAGAAAATGATCAATTGATTCAAGCTCAGACTTGGAACGATGCTATGGTTGATAGGGCTTTGGGCCATTTTAAAGGCAGAGAGTGTCAGGATCAGTTTGTCGTAACTGCTATGAATGGCGGTTTTGTGAAAGAAGGCACCGTTTTTACTCAACTTGAAAATTTTATGACTCCGGAGATGATAGAGAAATTCTATCAACGGATGCACTTTGTTGATGAATTTGATTCCAGTCTCTTTGGAGGTGTCCTCAAGATGAGTATGGTTGTTGGAGAAGAACGATTAAATTCTGTTTTACAAGAAATCAATGACTTGTTTGACGGTCATGTGCGAGCTGTTTCTAGTGGGTATGGCTGTATTGATATCTTACAAGATGGGATTCATAAGGCTTGGGGCTTAAAAGAATTACTCAAACGTTGGAACTTAGAAACTGAACAGATCATGGCTTTTGGAGACAGTGAAAATGACATTGAAATGTTGGAACTAGCAGGAATTTCTTACGCCATGGAAAATGCTGAGGAGTCTGTTAAGGAAGTTGCGACAAAAGTGGCGCCAGCCAACAGTCAGGCAGGTGTTTACCAAGTTTTAGAAAATTGGCTAGAAAGAGGAGAATAA
- the def gene encoding peptide deformylase yields the protein MSAIERITKAAHLIDMKDIIREGNPTLRAVAEEVSFPLSDQDIILGEKMMQFLKHSQDPVMAEKLGLRGGVGLAAPQLDISKRIIAVLVPNITEDGETPQEAYDLQAVMYNPKIVSHSVQDAALGEGEGCLSVDRAVPGYVIRHARVTVDYFDKDGEKHRIKLKGYNSIVVQHEIDHLNGIMFYDRINEKDPFEVKDGLLILE from the coding sequence ATGTCTGCTATAGAACGAATTACCAAAGCTGCTCATTTAATCGATATGAAAGATATTATCCGCGAAGGGAACCCTACTCTTCGTGCCGTTGCCGAGGAGGTCTCTTTCCCCTTGAGCGATCAAGATATCATTCTCGGAGAAAAAATGATGCAATTTTTAAAACACTCGCAAGATCCTGTTATGGCTGAAAAATTAGGTCTACGTGGAGGTGTTGGGCTTGCTGCACCACAGCTGGATATCTCAAAACGCATCATCGCCGTACTGGTACCAAATATCACTGAGGATGGCGAAACACCTCAGGAAGCCTATGACTTACAAGCTGTAATGTACAATCCTAAAATCGTCTCACATTCAGTCCAAGATGCTGCTTTAGGTGAGGGAGAGGGTTGCTTGTCTGTTGACCGTGCTGTTCCAGGTTATGTTATCCGCCATGCCAGAGTAACTGTAGACTACTTTGATAAGGATGGAGAAAAACATCGTATCAAACTAAAAGGCTACAACTCAATCGTTGTTCAACATGAAATTGACCACTTAAATGGCATTATGTTCTACGATCGTATCAATGAAAAAGATCCATTTGAAGTTAAAGATGGATTGCTCATTCTTGAATAA
- the trxB gene encoding thioredoxin-disulfide reductase, with protein MYDTIIIGAGPAGMTAALYAARSNLKVALIEGGLPGGQMNNTSDIENYPGYANISGPELAEKMFEPLENLGVEHLYGFVENVEDHGEFKKVVTDDQVYETRTVIVATGSKHRLLGVPGEEELNSRGVSYCAVCDGAFFRDQDLLVVGGGDSAVEEAIFLTRFAKSVTIIHRRDELRAQKVLQDRAFANEKINFIWDSVVKEIKGENRVESVVIENVKTGQVTEQDFGGVFIYVGLDPVSDFVQELQIRDQAGWIVTDDHMKTSVAGVFAVGDVRQKDLRQVTTAVGDGAIAGQEAYKYITEHS; from the coding sequence ATGTACGATACGATTATTATCGGTGCAGGTCCTGCTGGGATGACTGCAGCCTTGTATGCAGCACGCAGTAATCTGAAAGTGGCTTTGATTGAAGGGGGCCTTCCAGGAGGTCAGATGAATAATACTTCTGACATTGAAAACTATCCAGGTTATGCTAATATCAGTGGTCCTGAATTAGCTGAAAAAATGTTTGAACCTCTTGAAAATCTGGGTGTTGAGCATCTCTATGGCTTCGTTGAAAATGTTGAGGATCATGGGGAATTTAAAAAAGTCGTAACAGACGACCAAGTTTATGAAACTCGCACAGTTATCGTGGCGACTGGTTCTAAACATCGTCTCTTGGGAGTTCCAGGTGAAGAAGAACTCAATAGCCGTGGTGTTTCTTACTGTGCGGTTTGTGATGGAGCCTTTTTCCGCGACCAAGATTTGTTGGTCGTAGGTGGAGGTGACTCCGCAGTTGAAGAGGCTATCTTCTTAACACGATTTGCTAAGTCTGTAACCATCATTCACCGTCGTGATGAACTTCGTGCTCAAAAAGTCTTGCAAGATAGAGCTTTTGCCAATGAAAAAATCAATTTCATTTGGGATTCTGTTGTCAAAGAAATCAAGGGTGAGAACCGTGTAGAGTCAGTTGTCATTGAAAATGTTAAAACAGGACAAGTGACAGAACAAGACTTTGGTGGTGTCTTCATCTATGTTGGATTGGACCCTGTTAGTGATTTCGTCCAAGAGTTGCAGATTCGAGACCAGGCAGGTTGGATTGTGACAGATGACCACATGAAAACAAGCGTTGCAGGGGTCTTCGCAGTTGGGGATGTTCGCCAGAAAGACCTTCGACAAGTTACAACAGCTGTTGGAGATGGTGCTATTGCAGGTCAAGAGGCCTATAAATATATTACTGAACATAGTTAA
- a CDS encoding DUF4059 family protein, producing MLVQLFALYLESLVLTILLVLIILGLWIGLRALSGVDKTAKARQAHLYDMIMIGVLTIPVLSFATMSILLVLKA from the coding sequence ATGCTAGTTCAGCTATTTGCTTTGTATTTAGAGAGTTTAGTGTTGACAATTCTACTGGTCTTGATTATTTTGGGACTCTGGATTGGACTTAGAGCTCTGTCGGGGGTTGACAAAACTGCTAAAGCACGTCAAGCCCATCTCTACGATATGATTATGATTGGAGTTTTGACCATTCCAGTATTGTCATTTGCAACCATGAGCATCTTGTTGGTTCTCAAGGCTTAA